The DNA sequence aaacgtgtactatgcgtcgttgaagagttctgttctgatcatcatcagcagttccgcttcatcaaatgccacagtttgtaatgtaaatgcttgattttctgatgaaaatatataaaattatatacatatgcctttaagatttgaggagttccctcaattcctcatggatcccatgttcaggacttgagattgacataaatgtgcctaaaaacctaacttgcttaacaaacataacgaaaaggataaatcgccaaatgcgagctatgcgtcgttgaagagttccgttatgatcatcatcagcagttccactgcatcaaatgcgacagtttttaatgaaaatgcttaattttttgatgaaaatacaaaaatctctatatgcatgcctttaagatttgaggagttccctcgattcctcatggatcccatcatcagaactcgagcttgacaaaaatgtggcttaaaaacttaacttgcttaacaaacataacgaagaggacaaatcgtcaaacgtgtactatgcgtcgttgaagagttccgttctgatcatcatcagcagttccacttcatcaaatgccacttttttaaatgtatatgcttgatttgttgataaaaacacaaaaatcactatatacaataaaaaaaaatttcaaaatcggtccagtaatgacggagatatggagtaacaaacataaaaaaaaataaaaaaaacatacaaccgaattgataacctcctccttttagatttggaagtcggttaaaaattaaGACACTACTCGTATCTACATGTAGCACTAAtaaccacatttttttttcaggcgTTCACTACTACCCTTGGGAACTACCAAGGCTGATATACGTATTGAAGAATCATTTCAAATGGGACAAGGTTTCACTGCTGGCGCACTCTATGGGCTCTATTGCTAGTATGAGATTTGCTAGTATATTTCCCAACGATGTCGACTTTTATGTTGCGATCGACAGCTTGATCGCGGACGACTATGACTTAAACGCAGTCATAGAGAGATATCCCATCTACATAAAGAAAGTTGAAGCAGACCAACAACGATTGGGGACGGAGCCACCTAGCTATACACcagaagaaataaaaaatatttggcatATGGGTACGAAAAAATCTGTCGCCTTGGAAAGTGTACAGTACTTAATGACTAGAGGTCTAAAACCTTCAAGTGCAGacccaaataaatattatttctcTAGAGATGCTAGATTGAAACACATTTTGTTTACTCCAGAGGATAAGAAGTTTGTAGAAGGTGTTGCTAAAAGATTAATATGCCCTACTTTATATGTTAAGGCAATTGACTCACCTTATGCAACTGACGCATTTTCTGTTGAGATGAGGGAGTCACTCGAGAAAAACAACAAGAACTTTGAATGTCACTTTGTGCCTGGTACACATCATGTTCATCTGAATAATCCTGAAATTATAGCTCCACTCATTCAAcaatttttacaaaaacataatCTCAAATAGTGAATTATGGTATTCTAATACATACAACAAATACATTGcactatcaatattttttagtGTTCACACTGACCTCAATGTTTTCCATAAAACTACTTGTAAATGTGCTTGTTACCTTAATTGAAAGCTTTAATTTTATGAATGTGGtgatatgataaataaataaaatattgttatgatGTCAATGTTAActgttaatataataatttatttctcaGTATTACTTATCCTTACACATTAATATAATGAActagtaacaataaaaatattaataaaacttaaatgATTACTTCATCCATCTGAGTCATCTGTATTTGAGACTGAATTGTCACAAATATGAGCGCCTTTCCGCAGCGGCAGGACCTTGAGCAATGTGTCTTGCCATGGCGTTCCCTCGCTAATCTTCACAACTATTTCAAAAactgcaaaataaatattaatttatgcaTTTTACAATTCTAAAAATCATTAATTGCAGTTTGTATGTAAGTTTGATTTCCTACCATGATCAATAGTCAAGACCTTCCGAGTCTTCATATTCACATATATGTCTAGCGGTAACTGTCCATGTCTAATGCCTTGTTCCTGGGCTATTTTATGACACAAGCCCTGTAATAAAAAAAGGTAAGGTAGACAGTGTTATTTATAAAGATTAGTCACAAAAGAAGAACCAGTCGCATCGAGAGGATTCCGCCATTGCTGCAGCATAAGGTCAGTCCAGTGCGTGATATCCTTTGGTTATTTTATCGTGTTGTACCGTTTATTACCGGCGAGTATAGATATTTATGCTCGATCCTGAATGTTGTGAATTGGCATTGCATCTCATTCGAAAACCGCGCCGTTTCGCAACACATTTTGTTAAAAAACAACGACATCTCTTTGTACCatcacccacactgttaacggtacttcggtggaccttatgccttttgtaataaagtccaccgatgtacagttaggagtgttgctgtttgtactgttAAAAATCAGTAGTTTGGAACAACCAGGGGTGTGTCCTAACACAATTGTGTTAGTACCTTATGTTGATTATGGTCCACAAGTCCTCCAATAATGTAGTAGGTATTTTCTTCAAAGTTTTCTATTACATTTTCTGATTCACTTGTGAGGTAAACTAAATTTTCTTTAGGAAATAGTTCCAAATAACTTTCATTGTGAAACTGGATCTGTAAACGAAAAGTTTATTTAAGTATCCAAATATATTCTAATCGTAGTCCTATTGGATTCCAAAGTAAAAAACTGGTCAAGCTAAAACAGAGAAGTAGGGCTAAATACTGAAGtatcttttattaatttatagttagtatttttattttcacagACAACATAACATTTAATAAGTTGACAAATTCATATCAGCAATGTAGCCTTTGTCAggtgtttacctacatattgtctgtaggtacataaaaacagACTACTACTCGACTTACATCCCAATTCTCATATCCATTATGCCGTGACATCTCAGATTTAGCTCTTTCACTAAAACCAGTGATATGAAACTGCAACGGTGAAGCAGACCTTCGATTAACAGAATAGCAccttaaaatttgttttataaCTTTGAACCTATCCTTCTCTATCATTAGATCATCAAAACTGAGGTCAATTATTATTCCTGTGGACTTTTTGGATTTCTCaaatttcattttcttcaatGACTTTCTGCTGGGCCCGAGATCGATGTTTGCTGCACGTGCCTCCTGTCTCCTCTGCTTGGCGCGGGCCTTCTCTTTAGCTCGTTTTTCCTGTTTGTGATTCTCCCATTTTACCTTCTTCAGCCATTTGCGCATCTGGTTTTTCGTAAATGGTCTTGGAAATTCATTGCCATCATCATCTTTCAAGCCAGGATCCACTTTAATATCAAAAAGTGTGCATTGATGAAAACTAGCCGGTTCAATATTGTCTTTACTTGCGGTATTATCGATCTCATCCATTTTAAGTCGTAATGCAGGTACTTAGGCAGATCAAATTGTACACAGTTTAAATCATATTACTGTTGCTATACAGTTCAGAAAAATAAGGTAATAATTAATCGATTAACCATATATGCTTAGGTTATCTCGGGTAACCACTTTGTTTTGACAGTTGCGACTGTTTTGACGTTTCGTAACTCGTCGTGCACGAGACGTTCGGATACTTGTATGATGAGTTAAGCGCCTACTACACGTTCGGACCCGAGGCTTTCGACCAACTTTCCACCTTGCGCTGCTAGATTCCAAAGTAGTGAAGGTGGTTTGCCCACCAAGTGTGGTGGTTTCTACCCCGGGGTGGTATTGAACCGTCGCAGCCTCGTCACTGATCGGGTAAGTAGTAGCCGTTTTAGCAAGTAACAGAATATACTTGCACACGGCGCAGGCAGGCGCTGAAGCATGTGCAAGGTGTAAGCTACTTGCGGGGGCAGTATCTTTAAGCTTGTTGCACTAGTCAGTCGCGTGTGCTTGTATCCGGTGCAAGTGAAGGCGCGGGCTACTTGAGCGAGCGGTATCTACTAGCGAAAAGAGTTCTAGCGAAGAGAGTCTACGACTTTCCGCATAGACTTTAACACCGCCTTTACTTGCTTCAGTCATACTAAAATATTAACTGCGCTCTCAGGATTTTTACTACTCAGAACAGCGTCATCACGCTTGCGATTGATAAACTAAATGAACCATTACATGAATCCTGATGCCGTTATCCCAAGAAAACGGCGCGATTCAGTTTTATACTGAACAGTGCCATCTAGTGTGGAATTCGATATAAAAATGAAACATCTGGGTTcgtaacagggatgttgcgaatatccgaatccccatccgcaaccgcggaacttccgcatcattttcaacatccgcatctgcatccgcatccgcataaaatcgatgcggagtttaatgcggatgcggatgtggaacaggtcggtacaggaacgtcttagcatcggcgtaagtgctagactgctaggtaatttagtaattagccaaaaaaacctattagaaatgagcagtcaagcgtgagtgggacttaatgtacggaaccctaggaacgcgagtccgactcgcacttggccggtatttgaaataaaaattactaaaatgtaatatttgacgtctgCATCCTCattcgcggatgtgagcctttaaaaatccgcatccgcatccgcggatgtcaaaaaatcggcatccgcaacatccctggggGCCgagctcgatttcgtcactcgaaaatcggtggaaaactaaacggcgaaatgctgatttttgaaatacgagcgatagaaattgggaatctagtggtattgaccactcgatttcaattctattagtagaattggcatccctagtagtggagatattactgaacgaaatacacgaactcgagcggtcgaatttcaaaaaagcggccaagtgcgagtcggactcgcccatgaagggttccgtatttaggcgatttatgacgtataaaaaaaaactacttactagatctcgttcaaaccaattttcggtggaagtttacatggtaatgtacatcatatattttttttttagttttatcattctcttattttagaagttacaggggggggggggacacacacattttaccactttggaagtgtctctcgcgcaaactattcagtttagaaaaaaatgatattagaaacctcaatatcatttttgaagacctatccatagataccccacacgtatgggtttgatgaaaaaaaaaatttttgattttcagttcgaagtatgcggaaccccaaaaatttattgttttttttttctatttttgtgtgaaaatcttaatgcggttcacagaatacatctacttaccaagtttcaacagtatagttcttatagtttcggagaaaagtggttgtgacatacggacggacagacagacagacatgacgaatctataagggttccgttttttgccatttggctacggaaccctaaaaatcggccCCTGGTTCGTATTTCCAAGAAAAAGCTTGATACGTGATTAATACATAAATTACCTTAGACCTAGCGCATAGTAAAAcgaaataaatgtaggtatggcTCTGTTATTTTGAAACAGTtccatgaaatgaaatgaaatgaaatgaaatttattaatgTATGTTGAGAAAGGGTTACATATTAAGCTTAAATTAATTGCTACTGCCATAAACTAAATAGACATAAAAAACTTAgtcatcgaacctgctcacaaataTTTAGAATCTGTTGAGAATtggacctgtagaggagaacatccggacatacgaacaTTCTTGCACATGCTGAAACGGAggccttcgctaacgctcggtcaattatgtaggtagtaggtaaGTTTGGTTGGCGTGGCAAAGTAATAATGACTTTGTACTCGTAAGGTAATTTTCGACTTCGATTCAGTaccataagtacctataactcTTTATTCGCAAACCTAcaaaaaatcatacctacagtgaaacctggataattgcaatctcaagggaccggcatttttttgtcaattaaccaggtttttcaattaagcaggtcgtgccaattaacga is a window from the Cydia amplana chromosome 6, ilCydAmpl1.1, whole genome shotgun sequence genome containing:
- the LOC134648865 gene encoding probable serine hydrolase, which produces MAIKRLLLNVILNPSVQKIKPIRPLSSIYHRKLSTKEAPFEEIKIPLNCGQLAAKLWKGKDNNSRPILALHGWQDNAGTWDPLIPMLNSERPILAIDFPGHGLSYHIPPGVHYYPWELPRLIYVLKNHFKWDKVSLLAHSMGSIASMRFASIFPNDVDFYVAIDSLIADDYDLNAVIERYPIYIKKVEADQQRLGTEPPSYTPEEIKNIWHMGTKKSVALESVQYLMTRGLKPSSADPNKYYFSRDARLKHILFTPEDKKFVEGVAKRLICPTLYVKAIDSPYATDAFSVEMRESLEKNNKNFECHFVPGTHHVHLNNPEIIAPLIQQFLQKHNLK
- the LOC134648866 gene encoding tRNA methyltransferase 10 homolog A encodes the protein MDEIDNTASKDNIEPASFHQCTLFDIKVDPGLKDDDGNEFPRPFTKNQMRKWLKKVKWENHKQEKRAKEKARAKQRRQEARAANIDLGPSRKSLKKMKFEKSKKSTGIIIDLSFDDLMIEKDRFKVIKQILRCYSVNRRSASPLQFHITGFSERAKSEMSRHNGYENWDIQFHNESYLELFPKENLVYLTSESENVIENFEENTYYIIGGLVDHNQHKGLCHKIAQEQGIRHGQLPLDIYVNMKTRKVLTIDHVFEIVVKISEGTPWQDTLLKVLPLRKGAHICDNSVSNTDDSDG